In Penicillium psychrofluorescens genome assembly, chromosome: 5, a single window of DNA contains:
- a CDS encoding uncharacterized protein (ID:PFLUO_007522-T1.cds;~source:funannotate) produces MNHTIPTIELTPLENTLRTLLLDVAQYIRDQEIVEGGSDVRNHPETVLRFTGGWVRDKLLGVDSHDIDVGISSMTGYQFGMALKQYLDDPQNLEKYKQSLPEGKMHDAIVSLHKIEANPEKSKHLETVTTKIFGLDIDLVNLRKETYSEESRNPQMEFGTATEDALRRDATINALFYNLNESRLEDLTEHGLEDMRNKLIRTPMEPYQTFRDDPLRVLRLIRFASRLGYQIDPETERAMQNEDISVALKLKISKERVATELEKMLKGPDPRGALQFIDRLDLYHTIFANHQDGVAADTTTWSLAYNALIRLLSPETEENSDVRAAAERVRRILVRDETTVYYAWVVAAFAPWMSIPERQVKGAKAKHVAPRAVEVARESLRIDNKTLTILRDASRNYEEIIETKSSLLDDSVNGSPAEIRQQIGLLIRSWGKDWRICMLLALLQEIMAGRDFTVVHEYDRFLAYIVDKDLEDVCELKPIVNGDEIMKALEARKGPWMSRALTVVMNVQLLRPGISKEQALDEVRRQRVELGL; encoded by the exons ATGAATCACACCATTCCCACCATCGAGCTCACTCCACTCGAGAACACCCTGCGcaccctccttcttgacGTCGCACAGTACATCCGAGACCAGGAAATTGTCGAGGGAGGGAGCGATGTAAGGAATCATCCAGAAACCGTGTTGCGCTTCACAGGCGGCTGGGTCAGAGACAAGCTGCTCGGGGTGGACAGCCATGACATCGACGTTGGGATCAGCAGCATGACTGGTTACCAGTTCGGCATGGCGCTGAAGCAGTATCTGGATGACCCGCAAAACCTGGAAAAGTACAAACAGAGCCTGCCAGAGGGAAAGATGCACGATGCGATTGTGAGCCTCCACAAAATCGAGGCCAACCCGGAGAAGTCCAAGCACCTGGAAACGGTCACGACGAAAATCTTCGGCCTGGATATTGACCTGGTCAATCTACGAAAAGAGACATACTCAGAGGAAAGCCGGAATCCGCAGATGGAGTTTGGCACGGCAACCGAGGACGCACTGCGGCGAGATGCGACGATCAATGCGCTTTTCTACAATCTCAACGAGTCGCGGCTGGAGGACCTGACAGAGCACGGGCTGGAGGACATGCGGAATAAGCTCATCCGAACGCCGATGGAACCATACCAGACTTTCCGAGATGACCCGCTGCGCGTGCTTCGATTGATCCGGTTCGCGAGCAGACTAGGGTACCAAATAGACCCTGAGACGGAACGGGCGATGCAGAATGAGGATATCAGTGTGGCATTGAAGCTCAAAATCAGCAAGGAGCGTGTTGCAactgagctggagaagatgctgaaAG GCCCTGATCCTCGTGGCGCGCTCCAGTTCATCGACCGACTGGACCTTTATCATACGATTTTTGCAAACCACCAAGACGGAGTCGCTGCTGATACGACGACGTGGTCTCTAGCATACAATGCGCTCATTCGGCTCCTCTCTCCAGAGACCGAGGAGAACAGTGACGTCCgcgcagctgcagaacgCGTCCGGCGGATACTGGTGCGCGATGAGACAACCGTCTACTATGCGTGGGTCGTCGCAGCGTTTGCTCCGTGGATGTCTATTCCTGAACGGCAGGTGAAGGGAGCCAAGGCCAAACACGTGGCGCCACGAGCGGTCGAAGTTGCCCGAGAAAGTCTGCGCATTGATAACAAGACACTCACTATCTTGCGCGATGCCTCACGGAACTATGAGGAAATCATCGAGACCAAGTCCTCTCTACTCGACGACAGCGTGAACGGGTCGCCGGCAGAGATCCGACAACAGATTGGATTGCTGATACGGTCATGGGGCAAGGACTGGCGGATCTGCATGCTGCTGGCCCTGCTACAGGAAATCATGGCCGGGCGCGATTTCACCG TGGTGCACGAGTACGACCGGTTCCTAGCGTACATAGTAGACAAAGACCTAGAAGACGTATGCGAGTTGAAACCCATTGTAAATGGCGACGAGATTATGAAGGCATTGGAGGCCAGAAAAGGCCCGTGGATGAGCAGGGCGCTCACGGTGGTGATGAATGTGCAATTGTTGCGGCCGGGGATCAGCAAGGAACAGGCACTGGACGAAGTGCGACGGCAGCGGGTCGAGTTGGGCTTGTAG